A section of the Prevotella melaninogenica genome encodes:
- a CDS encoding adhesin, whose protein sequence is MSRKSGVFLMLVLTVLLSSISINVKAQGQDANYQWIGNDISTVIGNSNADMNKVYLYNVGTGKYLNVGDVWGTAINAYNVGLELKLNSVGTDTYTIQGALTTTDGNFLGFPYVSSADNNADKQSSWDRVFCDRKTDNANVKWIIKRASSYSATNNKTYTLCCDNSTDQNGHEQPDIVKGVRYLVVKSGASNSNRVLYDYPTADPSAVGNTNGEWKFVTLDDLKKAFKGQFASAEAPADATFLMSDPDFVRSHSGITNWTVTGFLSAEEKDNSNKNIYAFNVKAPNTYYVGVGQFNGWPDKYTRVYGSYWNASIRNLGNNTNANGTVSQKVTTLKKGWYKVSCDGFFSPGTGSGMKASLFANVDGITDGRSNVSAMLNVFGNEFTYDQTDLTKIYKTADANAGTESPYVKAAKLFETGKYNNSILVYVPADGAKLNVGIKVEDSYKPLDWTVFDNFQLKYCGDNDMILDESQASIAYLNKQGLQTTNAYTLILKRTLTPGQWASITLPVNLTAAQFKTAFGDQAKLSTFEGQDNALKLRLRFKTVDLSNDNAVVLKANTLYIMKTTRAATVATGSYEKTLSDNSKLTISAPYYTINNVVPVNLTPSETFKEAAKASSTVNGTVQFCGSFVTKTAFIPALSYVIGAKDGKWYYTNKALNVKGFRSWIEINSAAPAKGLSIFVDDEDVTGVVTGIEGVVAAERISAKTPVYNLQGQKVAENDSQLNTLPAGVYIVNNKKVLVK, encoded by the coding sequence ATGAGTAGAAAATCAGGAGTGTTTTTAATGCTTGTTCTGACAGTTCTGTTGTCTTCCATTTCTATAAATGTAAAGGCACAAGGTCAGGATGCTAATTACCAGTGGATTGGTAATGATATCTCAACGGTCATTGGGAATTCAAATGCAGACATGAACAAAGTTTATTTGTATAATGTCGGTACTGGTAAGTATTTGAATGTAGGTGATGTTTGGGGTACCGCTATTAATGCCTACAATGTTGGTTTGGAGTTGAAATTGAACAGTGTAGGAACTGATACCTATACTATTCAGGGTGCGTTGACAACTACAGATGGAAACTTTTTGGGTTTCCCTTATGTTAGTTCTGCTGACAATAATGCTGACAAGCAGTCAAGCTGGGATCGTGTATTCTGTGATCGTAAGACGGATAATGCAAATGTAAAATGGATTATCAAAAGGGCAAGTAGTTATAGTGCAACAAATAATAAGACTTATACACTGTGCTGTGATAATAGTACTGATCAAAATGGGCATGAACAGCCTGATATTGTAAAGGGTGTGCGTTATCTTGTTGTAAAGTCTGGTGCTTCAAACTCTAATCGTGTTTTGTATGACTATCCTACAGCAGATCCTTCAGCTGTTGGTAATACAAATGGTGAATGGAAATTTGTAACACTTGATGATTTGAAAAAAGCCTTTAAAGGTCAGTTTGCTTCTGCTGAGGCTCCAGCTGATGCAACCTTCTTGATGTCTGATCCTGACTTTGTTAGAAGTCATAGTGGTATTACTAACTGGACGGTAACAGGTTTCTTGTCAGCAGAAGAAAAGGATAATTCTAATAAGAATATTTATGCTTTTAATGTGAAGGCTCCAAATACCTATTATGTCGGTGTGGGTCAATTTAATGGTTGGCCAGACAAGTATACAAGAGTTTATGGTAGCTACTGGAATGCTTCTATAAGAAATCTTGGTAATAATACGAATGCAAATGGTACTGTCAGTCAGAAAGTAACTACTCTTAAGAAGGGTTGGTATAAGGTTTCATGTGATGGTTTCTTTAGCCCTGGTACTGGAAGCGGTATGAAAGCAAGTCTGTTTGCTAATGTTGATGGCATAACAGATGGTCGTTCAAATGTTTCTGCTATGTTAAATGTTTTTGGTAATGAATTTACATATGACCAAACTGACTTGACAAAGATTTATAAAACAGCTGATGCTAATGCTGGAACAGAAAGTCCATACGTAAAGGCAGCTAAGCTTTTTGAAACGGGTAAGTATAATAATTCTATCCTTGTTTATGTGCCAGCTGATGGTGCTAAGTTAAATGTTGGTATTAAGGTTGAGGATTCTTATAAGCCACTTGACTGGACTGTTTTCGACAATTTCCAGTTGAAGTATTGTGGTGATAACGATATGATTTTGGATGAGAGTCAGGCTTCTATTGCTTATCTTAATAAGCAGGGCTTACAGACTACAAATGCTTACACACTTATTCTTAAGCGTACGCTTACACCAGGCCAGTGGGCATCTATCACACTTCCTGTAAACCTAACTGCAGCTCAGTTTAAGACTGCTTTTGGTGACCAGGCTAAGTTGTCTACTTTTGAAGGTCAGGATAATGCGTTGAAGTTGCGTCTTAGATTTAAGACAGTTGACCTCTCTAATGATAATGCTGTTGTTTTGAAGGCAAATACGCTTTACATCATGAAGACCACGCGTGCTGCAACAGTAGCAACTGGCTCATATGAGAAAACGTTGTCAGATAATAGTAAGCTAACTATCTCAGCACCTTATTATACAATCAATAACGTAGTACCTGTTAATCTCACTCCTTCTGAGACATTCAAGGAGGCTGCAAAGGCTTCGTCTACAGTGAATGGAACTGTTCAGTTCTGTGGCTCATTTGTTACTAAAACTGCCTTTATTCCAGCTCTGTCTTATGTGATTGGTGCAAAAGACGGAAAGTGGTATTACACAAACAAAGCTCTCAATGTTAAGGGTTTCAGAAGCTGGATAGAAATTAACAGTGCTGCTCCTGCTAAGGGTCTCTCTATCTTTGTTGATGATGAGGATGTTACTGGAGTTGTAACTGGAATTGAAGGGGTAGTAGCAGCAGAGCGTATCTCTGCCAAGACTCCTGTTTACAACCTCCAGGGACAGAAGGTTGCTGAGAATGATTCTCAGTTGAACACATTGCCAGCAGGCGTTTATATTGTAAATAACAAAAAGGTACTCGTTAAGTAA